The DNA sequence GTGGTGCTGGTCCCCCTGGCCGAGGCGCGCACGGTGGGGGCGGTGGACATCGCGTACCGGGGGGACGAGGCCGTGGCCGCCTATGTGCTGGGCGAACTGGGCGGAGATGTGGTGGACTACGTGGTGGCCCGGACGCCGGTGCGGTTCCCGTACATCCCCACCTACCTTTCGTACCGGGAGCTCCCGGCGTACCTGGCGGTGGTGGCGGAGGCGGAGCGGGCCGGGCTTGCGGCGGACGTGCTCCTCGTGGATGGAAGCGGGGTGTTGCATCCCCGGCGGGCCGGGGTGGCCGCCCACCTCGGGGTGCTCCTGGACCGGCCGACGGTGGGGGTGGCCAAGCGCCGGCTGTGTGGGGACGTGAACACGGTGGGGATGGCGATCGGGGAATGGCGGCCGGTGGCGCTCGGGGAGGACATGGTGGGGGCGGCGATCCGGACGGACCGGAACCGGACCCTGTTCGTTTCCCCCGGGCACCGCGCCGATCTTGCGGGGGCGGTGGAGCTGGTGCAGGCGCTGACGCGGGAGACGGCGCTGCCCTGGCCGCTTGCGTGGGCCCACGACCTCGCTACGGAATCCGCGGCCTCCCCGCCGTAGGCCTCCTACGGGGTGTGCAGCGGGCGGTGGAGCGCCGCCAGCGCGGCTTCCCACAGCCCCTCGGGGAAGGTGGGGTGGGC is a window from the Candidatus Acetothermia bacterium genome containing:
- a CDS encoding endonuclease V; translated protein: MGVELKVPDVLAILRDLVLQVPPGRVTTYRALAEALGDPGATPFVAEWLMSLDAADLPVHRVVHASGAVGRAWGKMPEEMVVRLRAEGVHVVGDEVSPLIRYFFWEFRTDRPLERLQAEQEEIGRRVVLVPLAEARTVGAVDIAYRGDEAVAAYVLGELGGDVVDYVVARTPVRFPYIPTYLSYRELPAYLAVVAEAERAGLAADVLLVDGSGVLHPRRAGVAAHLGVLLDRPTVGVAKRRLCGDVNTVGMAIGEWRPVALGEDMVGAAIRTDRNRTLFVSPGHRADLAGAVELVQALTRETALPWPLAWAHDLATESAASPP